One window of Cohnella hashimotonis genomic DNA carries:
- a CDS encoding LamB/YcsF family protein has product MKTVDLNCDLGESFGAYKLGRDEEILKYVTSANIACGFHAGDPATMRRTVRLALDNGVALGAHPGLQDLIGFGRRDMDISPDEAYDLVVYQLGALWGFVQAEGARLQHVKAHGSLYNMAARNAGLANAIAEAVYRIDPSLILFGLAGSELIAAGERVGLRTASEVFSDRTYQSDGSLTSRRLPDSVITDEDRSLDQVVRMVAEGKVMTQQQVDVAIRADTICVHGDGVRAVEFASRIRSKLSESGIEVRAFGG; this is encoded by the coding sequence ATGAAAACGGTGGATCTGAATTGCGATCTGGGAGAAAGCTTCGGCGCCTACAAGCTGGGGCGGGACGAAGAGATTCTGAAGTACGTGACCTCGGCGAACATCGCCTGCGGGTTCCATGCCGGCGATCCGGCGACGATGCGCCGGACGGTGCGCCTGGCGCTGGACAACGGCGTCGCGCTCGGCGCGCACCCGGGGCTGCAGGACCTGATCGGCTTCGGCCGCAGGGACATGGATATCAGCCCCGACGAGGCCTATGATCTGGTCGTCTACCAGCTTGGCGCGCTGTGGGGCTTCGTGCAGGCGGAGGGCGCGCGCCTTCAGCACGTGAAGGCGCACGGCTCGCTTTATAACATGGCCGCCCGCAATGCGGGACTTGCGAATGCGATCGCCGAGGCGGTCTACCGGATCGATCCGTCGCTCATCCTGTTCGGCCTCGCGGGCAGCGAGCTGATCGCTGCGGGCGAACGCGTCGGATTGCGCACGGCGAGCGAAGTGTTTTCCGACCGGACTTATCAGTCCGACGGCTCGCTTACGTCCAGACGGCTGCCGGACTCGGTCATCACGGACGAGGATCGTTCGCTCGATCAGGTGGTCCGAATGGTCGCCGAGGGCAAGGTCATGACGCAGCAGCAGGTCGACGTCGCCATCCGCGCGGATACGATCTGCGTGCACGGCGACGGCGTTCGCGCCGTCGAGTTTGCAAGCAGAATCAGAAGCAAGCTGTCCGAGTCCGGCATCGAGGTGCGGGCGTTCGGCGGCTAA
- a CDS encoding UbiD family decarboxylase: MAQDLRTYLRQLAEFDKRSVRLVDKEVDPRFGITGYAAALAEKGEYPALLFNRVKGADFACVSNLLTEYERIALYLGCEVQDIPRVYGEKLQKPIEPVVVERSRAKVKENVIAEQDVDLGKLPIPVHNEMDGGPYLSAGVMIIRDPDSGLINAGIYRHQIFNATDMGVWFLGAHHGGLIYKKYKKMGKPAPIAIALGHHPGFVMGSVSRVQGIGGEYEAAGALMGEALELVQAETSDLLVPAHAEIILEGEILPDEEHPEGPFGEWPGHYLGGGSVPTIRIKRITHRNNAIFQDIVASSREHLVVGGVPRSGSIYQTVKEVVPSLKTVHVPFYARMHCYISLHKEREADVKKAAFAALNTEQENLRHIVVVDDDIDVFKGEEVAWAIGTRFDAERDLLVIPKWNGPGGLLPTNWEYSKEGKNTPRMSAAAIVDATKPAPPIVFPKRAVVPREHIELADLDALSEPGTDGLSKWL, encoded by the coding sequence ATGGCCCAGGATCTGAGGACGTACCTCCGCCAACTGGCGGAATTCGACAAGCGCAGCGTGCGGCTCGTGGACAAGGAGGTCGATCCCCGCTTCGGGATCACCGGCTACGCCGCGGCGCTCGCGGAGAAAGGCGAATATCCGGCGCTATTATTTAACCGGGTAAAAGGCGCGGACTTCGCCTGCGTGTCCAACCTGCTGACCGAATACGAGCGCATCGCCCTGTATCTGGGCTGCGAGGTGCAGGATATTCCCCGGGTATACGGGGAGAAGCTGCAAAAGCCGATCGAGCCGGTCGTCGTCGAGCGCTCGCGGGCGAAGGTCAAGGAAAACGTCATCGCGGAGCAGGACGTAGACCTGGGCAAGCTGCCGATTCCGGTTCACAACGAAATGGATGGCGGCCCCTATCTGTCGGCAGGCGTCATGATTATCCGCGATCCCGACTCCGGTCTCATCAATGCGGGCATTTACAGGCATCAGATTTTTAACGCGACCGACATGGGCGTCTGGTTCCTTGGCGCGCATCACGGCGGCCTGATCTACAAGAAGTACAAAAAGATGGGCAAGCCGGCGCCGATCGCGATCGCGCTGGGGCATCACCCGGGCTTCGTCATGGGCTCGGTGTCGCGGGTGCAGGGTATCGGCGGCGAGTACGAGGCGGCCGGCGCGCTGATGGGCGAGGCGCTGGAGCTGGTCCAGGCGGAGACGTCCGACCTGCTCGTCCCCGCGCATGCGGAGATCATCCTGGAGGGCGAGATACTGCCGGACGAGGAGCATCCGGAAGGACCGTTCGGCGAATGGCCGGGCCACTACCTGGGCGGCGGTTCGGTGCCGACGATCCGCATCAAGCGGATTACGCACCGCAACAACGCGATTTTCCAGGATATCGTCGCTTCGAGCCGGGAGCATCTCGTCGTCGGCGGCGTCCCTCGGTCGGGCAGCATTTACCAGACCGTCAAAGAGGTCGTGCCGAGCCTGAAGACCGTGCACGTGCCGTTCTACGCCCGGATGCACTGCTACATCTCGCTTCATAAGGAGCGGGAGGCGGACGTGAAGAAGGCGGCGTTCGCCGCGCTGAACACCGAGCAGGAAAACCTGCGTCACATCGTCGTGGTTGACGACGACATCGACGTCTTCAAGGGCGAGGAAGTGGCATGGGCGATCGGCACCCGCTTCGACGCGGAGCGCGATCTGCTGGTTATCCCCAAGTGGAACGGGCCAGGCGGCCTGCTGCCGACCAACTGGGAGTACAGCAAGGAAGGCAAGAACACGCCGCGCATGTCCGCAGCGGCGATCGTCGACGCGACCAAGCCGGCGCCGCCGATCGTCTTCCCGAAGCGCGCCGTAGTGCCGCGCGAGCATATCGAGCTGGCCGACCTGGATGCGTTGTCCGAGCCGGGGACGGACGGGCTGAGCAAGTGGCTGTAA
- a CDS encoding ABC transporter substrate-binding protein: MKKQKSFALLLLLSIMLVVLSACGNSNSNSNSSASASSDAGATASASPSASGSGDASPAAPAGGKIRLGLVGGGMTPLVAQLGINDGSYEKAGIEIEEKDFTAGSDMVQALVGGSLDVVLGSYEHVLRQIQNGLGVKAYAEIFNGVGYSLVVKKDAPYQSLAEVKGKTLAVTKVGSLSDTGLREGLKEAGLDPEKDVKLINGGSGATMLAAIESGQAAGGMVSEPTLSQMVATGNYRVLYDPPFEFAGIVIMAKTDWVAKNQDLMKQFLKVSGAVNARAQQDPDSAAATVQKLFDKVPADVLKQAVATQLTKVPEGLKVTEAGAEYVQKTQLDQGILKKEIPFADAVDLSLLP, encoded by the coding sequence ATGAAAAAGCAAAAATCATTCGCGCTGCTGCTGCTGCTGTCGATCATGCTGGTCGTGCTGTCTGCGTGCGGAAACTCCAATTCCAATTCTAACTCCAGCGCAAGCGCAAGCTCCGATGCGGGCGCTACGGCTTCGGCTTCGCCGTCCGCCTCGGGCAGCGGCGATGCGTCTCCTGCGGCACCGGCCGGCGGCAAAATCCGCCTCGGCCTCGTAGGCGGCGGCATGACGCCGCTCGTCGCCCAGCTCGGGATCAACGACGGCTCTTACGAGAAGGCGGGCATCGAGATCGAGGAGAAGGACTTCACGGCCGGCTCCGACATGGTGCAGGCGCTCGTCGGCGGCAGCCTGGACGTCGTGCTCGGCTCCTACGAGCACGTGCTGCGCCAGATTCAGAACGGACTCGGCGTCAAGGCGTATGCAGAGATCTTTAACGGCGTCGGCTACTCGCTCGTCGTGAAGAAGGACGCGCCTTACCAATCGCTGGCCGAAGTAAAGGGCAAGACGCTCGCTGTCACCAAGGTCGGCAGCCTGTCCGACACCGGTCTGCGCGAAGGCTTGAAGGAAGCCGGACTCGATCCGGAAAAGGACGTGAAGCTCATCAACGGCGGCAGCGGCGCCACGATGCTGGCGGCGATCGAGAGCGGCCAGGCGGCCGGCGGCATGGTGTCGGAGCCGACGCTGTCGCAGATGGTCGCGACCGGCAACTACCGCGTGCTGTACGATCCGCCGTTTGAGTTTGCGGGCATCGTCATCATGGCCAAAACGGATTGGGTCGCGAAAAACCAAGACCTCATGAAGCAGTTCCTGAAAGTAAGCGGAGCGGTTAATGCGCGTGCGCAGCAGGACCCGGATAGCGCGGCGGCTACTGTGCAGAAGCTGTTCGACAAGGTGCCGGCCGACGTGCTGAAGCAGGCTGTCGCCACCCAATTGACCAAGGTGCCGGAAGGGCTGAAGGTAACCGAGGCCGGTGCGGAATACGTGCAAAAGACGCAGCTTGACCAGGGCATTTTGAAAAAGGAAATTCCGTTCGCCGACGCAGTGGATCTGTCTTTACTTCCCTAA
- a CDS encoding ABC transporter permease, giving the protein MAATSKRTTRSGFREREYSKTSVWAGRIVVFVLLIGAWELLSGRAFNAFWLSKPSLIAGRIVDMLGDGDLWYHMSATLQEAIAGLAIGMVGGTLLGIGLAFSGIFERWIYPYMMALYSLPRVSLAPLFIVWFGIGLSSKILMVTAMVIFVAFYNAFEGMRNIDKDLMDMMSTYKAKWSHKLRWVVLPSITVWILTSIRLNIGMALIGSVIAELVGSNRGLGYYITYSSNMLDTTGIFTGLVLIMLIAVVLEQCVLLLERVLLRHR; this is encoded by the coding sequence ATGGCTGCAACATCGAAGCGCACGACCCGCTCGGGCTTTCGCGAACGCGAGTATTCCAAGACGTCCGTATGGGCCGGCCGGATCGTCGTGTTCGTGCTGCTGATCGGCGCATGGGAGCTGCTGTCCGGCCGCGCGTTCAACGCCTTTTGGCTGAGCAAGCCGTCTCTCATCGCCGGCCGGATCGTCGATATGCTCGGAGACGGGGATCTGTGGTATCACATGAGCGCGACGCTGCAAGAGGCGATAGCGGGTCTCGCGATCGGGATGGTCGGCGGCACGCTGCTCGGCATCGGCCTCGCATTCAGCGGCATTTTCGAACGATGGATTTACCCGTACATGATGGCGCTCTACAGCCTGCCCCGCGTATCGCTCGCGCCGCTGTTCATCGTATGGTTCGGCATCGGACTCTCCTCTAAGATTTTGATGGTCACAGCGATGGTCATCTTCGTGGCGTTTTACAACGCGTTCGAGGGCATGCGCAACATCGACAAAGACCTGATGGACATGATGAGCACGTACAAGGCCAAGTGGTCCCACAAACTGCGCTGGGTCGTCCTCCCGTCGATCACCGTCTGGATTCTGACCAGCATCCGGCTCAATATCGGCATGGCGCTGATCGGCTCGGTCATCGCGGAGCTGGTCGGCTCCAACCGGGGACTCGGCTACTACATCACGTATTCCTCGAACATGCTGGATACGACGGGCATTTTCACCGGACTCGTGCTGATCATGCTGATCGCCGTCGTTCTCGAGCAATGCGTGCTGCTGTTGGAGCGCGTCCTGCTCCGGCACCGCTAA
- a CDS encoding ABC transporter ATP-binding protein, whose product MAKDKEPKLSIRDLAVEYHSKGQRTVALRGVDLDVKDGEFVSVVGPSGCGKSTLLKVAAGLLQPAAGAAYIDGKPIDDVPDGVGMVFQNDALLPWKTVLHNVRLPLAIKGLPDKEQVAEANRLLKMVGLEGFANFYPKQLSGGMRKRVALARTFAYDPDIYLMDEPFGPLDAQTRVKIGEQFLHIWESVGKSVLFITHDIEEAIALSDRVIVMTDRPGRIKAEFDIRLARPRPFYDIRFDPVFKELQREIWMQMSGGGTGGID is encoded by the coding sequence ATGGCAAAGGACAAGGAGCCGAAGCTCTCGATACGGGATCTGGCGGTGGAGTATCACTCGAAAGGACAGCGGACCGTCGCGCTCCGGGGCGTCGATCTGGACGTGAAGGACGGCGAGTTCGTCTCCGTCGTCGGCCCGAGCGGCTGCGGGAAATCGACGCTGCTCAAGGTCGCGGCCGGTCTGCTGCAGCCTGCGGCGGGAGCCGCTTATATCGACGGCAAGCCGATCGACGACGTTCCCGACGGGGTCGGCATGGTGTTTCAGAACGACGCGCTGCTCCCCTGGAAAACGGTGCTCCACAATGTCCGGCTGCCGCTGGCGATCAAGGGACTGCCCGACAAGGAGCAGGTCGCGGAGGCGAACCGGCTGCTGAAAATGGTCGGACTCGAAGGCTTCGCGAACTTCTATCCGAAGCAGCTGTCCGGCGGCATGCGCAAACGGGTCGCGCTCGCGCGCACCTTCGCCTACGATCCGGACATTTACCTGATGGACGAGCCGTTCGGCCCGCTGGACGCGCAGACCCGCGTCAAGATCGGCGAGCAATTCCTGCACATCTGGGAATCGGTCGGCAAGAGCGTGCTGTTCATCACGCACGATATCGAAGAAGCGATCGCGCTGTCCGACCGCGTCATCGTCATGACGGACCGCCCCGGGCGGATCAAGGCCGAGTTCGACATCCGGCTCGCGCGGCCCCGGCCTTTTTACGACATCCGGTTCGATCCGGTGTTCAAAGAGCTGCAAAGGGAAATCTGGATGCAGATGTCCGGCGGCGGTACGGGAGGGATCGACTGA
- a CDS encoding biotin-dependent carboxyltransferase family protein, whose translation MSMIMVKPGLLTTVQDLGRHGSQQFGVIVGGAMDAFALRIANLLVGNDERAAGLEITMLGPEIYFAEPALISVCGGDLSPQLNDRALPLWKTVVAPEGSVLRFGRARRGCRAYLAVAGGVDAPIKMNSRSTYLRAGIGGWEGRALQKGDRLPIGAASPASRALASLLADEAQADGVAFSRWSVAPDLLPSYAANPEVRAVAGQELALFQEESAERFFADAFKVRTDSDRMGYRLSGDGDGLRLKEKRELVSSAVTFGTVQVPPDGQPIALMADRQTTGGYPKIAQVASVDLPLLAQTNLGGTVRFRRVSLQEAQRLYLVRENGIRTLRSGLERMQASGNGRV comes from the coding sequence ATGAGCATGATTATGGTAAAGCCCGGGCTGTTGACGACGGTCCAGGACCTCGGCAGGCACGGCTCGCAGCAGTTCGGCGTGATCGTCGGCGGCGCGATGGACGCCTTCGCGCTGCGGATCGCGAACCTGCTGGTCGGCAATGACGAGCGCGCGGCGGGGCTCGAGATCACGATGCTCGGGCCGGAGATTTATTTTGCGGAGCCCGCGCTCATCTCCGTCTGCGGCGGCGATCTGTCTCCGCAGCTGAACGATCGGGCATTGCCGCTGTGGAAGACGGTCGTCGCGCCGGAAGGAAGCGTGCTGCGGTTTGGCCGCGCAAGGCGGGGTTGCCGCGCGTATCTGGCGGTCGCAGGCGGCGTGGACGCACCGATCAAGATGAACAGCCGCTCCACCTACCTGCGGGCGGGCATCGGCGGCTGGGAGGGACGCGCGCTGCAGAAGGGCGATCGGCTCCCGATCGGGGCAGCTTCTCCTGCCAGCCGGGCGCTCGCGTCGCTGCTCGCGGACGAAGCGCAGGCGGACGGCGTCGCATTCAGTCGCTGGTCGGTCGCGCCGGACCTGCTGCCTTCCTATGCGGCGAATCCGGAGGTGCGGGCGGTCGCGGGACAGGAGCTGGCGCTGTTCCAAGAGGAGAGCGCGGAGCGATTTTTCGCCGACGCCTTCAAGGTGCGGACGGATTCCGACCGGATGGGCTACAGGCTGTCCGGCGACGGCGACGGCCTGCGTCTAAAGGAAAAGCGGGAGCTCGTCTCCTCGGCGGTGACGTTCGGGACGGTGCAGGTGCCGCCCGACGGCCAGCCGATCGCGCTCATGGCGGACCGGCAGACGACGGGCGGGTACCCGAAGATCGCGCAGGTCGCATCGGTGGATCTGCCTTTGCTGGCCCAGACCAATCTGGGCGGCACGGTCCGGTTCCGACGCGTTTCCTTGCAGGAGGCGCAGCGGTTGTATCTGGTACGCGAGAACGGAATTCGAACGCTGCGCAGCGGGTTGGAACGCATGCAAGCCAGCGGGAACGGGAGGGTGTGA